A single genomic interval of Alteromonas sp. BL110 harbors:
- a CDS encoding SDR family oxidoreductase, with protein sequence MTVTKWRYYIMDLQGKTALITGANRGIGEATVDALFDKGVSKVYLAVRDTESTTHLHDKYADKVETLQVDVTDKASVKSLADKATDTHIVINNAGIMKHESPLSENAEDALRSEFEVNVFGLIHVAQAFESTLVANKGAIVQLNSIASVKTFGDISTYCASKAATYSLTQGLREKLSEKGVAVISIHPGPIGTDMGKNAGFDDAPGPEVVANAIAEALESEDFHTFPDDTAKQIGDAYESFAENIILGDMSL encoded by the coding sequence ATGACTGTAACTAAATGGAGGTACTACATTATGGATTTACAAGGTAAGACAGCGCTTATTACAGGTGCAAATCGTGGGATTGGAGAGGCAACTGTAGACGCTCTTTTCGATAAAGGCGTGAGCAAGGTCTATCTGGCAGTACGCGATACTGAATCAACTACTCATCTTCATGACAAATACGCAGATAAAGTAGAAACTCTGCAAGTCGACGTTACTGACAAAGCGTCAGTAAAAAGCCTCGCTGACAAAGCAACTGATACTCACATTGTTATCAATAACGCGGGGATTATGAAGCATGAATCACCGTTAAGCGAGAATGCTGAAGACGCACTTCGTAGTGAGTTTGAAGTGAACGTGTTTGGTTTAATTCATGTTGCACAAGCATTTGAATCGACATTGGTTGCAAACAAAGGTGCCATTGTTCAACTTAATTCAATCGCATCAGTTAAAACGTTTGGCGACATATCAACGTACTGCGCATCTAAAGCAGCAACCTATTCGTTGACCCAAGGCTTGCGTGAAAAACTATCTGAAAAAGGAGTAGCAGTCATTAGTATCCACCCAGGCCCTATTGGAACTGACATGGGTAAAAATGCGGGCTTTGATGATGCTCCCGGACCAGAAGTTGTTGCAAACGCGATAGCAGAAGCGCTAGAAAGTGAAGATTTTCACACATTCCCTGATGACACAGCCAAACAAATTGGCGATGCATACGAAAGTTTCGCGGAGAACATTATTTTAGGCGATATGTCGTTATAA